The Rhododendron vialii isolate Sample 1 chromosome 1a, ASM3025357v1 region CAATGTTCAATTATGTTTCATTTGGATCTTTGTTTAGACTGGTTTTAAGCTTGAGTTTGGACGTTCTTAACTTAtcgggtttttttatttttaattgtaCTATATTTTGCTAACTTTGCTTACATTTTATTTATATGGCGagatgaattgaaaaaataattcttGGACCACTCTTTAAAAAAGTACagaaaagaaatataataaCTCAAAAAGGCCAGCTCTTTGATGTATTTTCGTTTTTAAAATGTTTCATTTCTTTAATTGAGATGAATGAAAACtatcaacttttgacataaaccgaaaagaaatatataaaatatatatgtatataagaaAATATTAAGCCATTTGCATTTTATCCCAAGCCATTCTATTTTGGGCCAGCCAATCTAGCATTTTCCCCAAACCCAAAGTTTTGGAAAGGAAGCTCAAATATGGTCTCATTACACGGGAAAGGAAACAATTGATAGCCCAATATGTATAGGCTTCGGCTTCATACAAAAGTCAGGGCCTTGCTGCTAATATTTGGGCTTTGGCCGCAACATGGGCACAAATTTTTATAGCTTGGGCCAGTTGCCATCTACAGTCCGTCATTTGCGCTCTACCCATAttcgagcgagagagagagagaaagagagagagagagagaagagaggggggAAGATAATGGTGATAACGGTCAGAGAGTTTTGCTGTTCTACTACTACTTCTTCTTCTAGGCCTCTTTGCTTCAACCTCTCTCCACGTCCTCTCTCCTCGAAATCTTGTTATTTCCTGAGGCCAAGAAATTCTTCAAGTTGCATCAGGGCCAGCCATTCTGTCTGCAAGAAACTTGCCACTGGCCCACTATGGAACCTTGGCCTTTCCTCCAACAGGTTTGAATTACGAATTACCCATTTTCAGTTTCTCTATTTGAAATCCATGATTGTCTCCCAATTTCATCTTCCAAATTTgttatttgatttggtttttttttttttccccaacctTCTTGGACTGACTAATATATGTGGCTGAGGATCTGGAAACACTTATCTGGGTCCTGTAATCAGTTCATCTTTGGTAATTTCTTGATAAATATGTCATCTTGCTCAAATTAATTGTAAGTAGGTGAGCAATTGATAGTCTTATGGAAGTGACGCtgatttttgttgtttgataagtcacataatttgcgAGGGGGGGCGCGAGCGTAAAAATGTCTTTAACGCAGAGTGAGGATGCAGAGTGAGGATTGAGAGTGGGAGCGCACAACCttttgaaagattatgtgactaaggttcGATATGCATAGAGATTGTTCCAGCATTTCgaatttgaaatttcttgttTGAATTACGAATTACCCATTTTCAGTTTCTCTATTTAAAAtccatgactctctctctctctctcatcttctaAGTTTGTTCTTGATTTGGGTATTTGTTTTCAACCATTATGAACTGACTAATATATGTGGCTGAGGATCTGGAAATACTTATCTGGGTACTGTAATGAGTAATCAGTTAtctttggtaattttttttgataaatatatcATCTTGCTCAACTTAGTTGCAAGTAGGAGAGCAATTGATTGTCTTTTTATCGGAATGATGCTGATTTTTGCTGTTCAATATGCATAGAGATTGTTCTAGCATTTCCAATTTGAAATTTCTGATGTTGCTACATCTTAGGCCAAGGtgtattttgtttctttcaCCTCAGCATAAGCAagatttctttccctttttgtaATGAAGAAAcatatttttccctttttttttttggtactggGTAAACAGAACTGATCAAACAATCGCAACTCTAAGTTGCATGGCCGCACCATAAATCAGAGCCTCCTTCCACGGCTATTTCGCACAAGCTTTTACTTGCGGCAAGAGTAGCCCAAAGAATTTTTGGTCGTAGAGGCGGTCAAACTAGAATAGCACTTACCTCCGCCCTCCTTACCACTGCCATTTTTGTGAGGAGAATCCTGTAATTTAGGAATTAtagaaaaattaatttccatTTCGAAAATGTTCAAATGCATTCCAACATTATTGACTTGTTTTGACAACTGTCCAGGAAATCAAGTATCCCCATCACTGCGTGCTTGTTAACTTTTCCATTTGACTTCTTCCTGACAAGAGTTTTACACATGCAAATTTCGAGAGATTTCATTGCTTCTCACACCTGCCATTATCCTTAATGATTGTAATTTCTTCTCAGTTCTGAGGGTTCAACTTTTGACCCATTGGGTATCAATTTGGATAGTTCAACGGATCTAAATGTTTCTCCTTGGGAAAGTTTCCTAGGCTTGCTTTCTCCAAATTTCGAGAGTACATCAAGTACAAGGAAGGACAAACCTTCTTCAACTAGAGGAGTAGCAGGTTGTTCTTTACCTTTGTTATTCTCTTCGCAGTGATTCTCGTCACTTTAGAATTCATAACTATAACTTTTAGTCTTTGACTAGGATACTTGTACTTTGGCAGCTGCAATTGAGGATAGTTCCATTGATTTCGGGGACTTCTTCAAAGGCCCATTGCCCGGGAAATTTCTCCAGCTTTTGGGATACTTAGCTCTATCCAGACTTGGAATATATATACCTCTTGGTGGAGTAAATCGCGAAGCTTTTGTTGGAAATCTAGATCAGAACAGTATATTGAGCACTTTAGATACGTTCTCTGGAGGAGGCATTGGTCGCCTTGGAATATGCTCCCTAGGTATTGTTCCCTTTATTAATGCGCAGATTGTGTTTCAGCTTCTCACCCAGATCTATCCCAAGTTGCAAGAACTTCAGAAAAAAGAGGGTCAGGCTGGAAGAAAGAAGATTCTTCAGTATACTCAATATGCTTCAGTTGGTTTTGCCATTGTACAGGTAAGGAACATTGGTTTCTATGAGCTGCTTTACCAGATTTATGGGAGAGATGCTTAGATGGCATTTTAACTTCTTAATATGTCTCGTATATCACTATTGAAGTGGGGCCAACATTGGATAAGGGATTAATGTAGCTCAGTCTCAGAGAAAAGGGCAAGAATGGATGAAAAGTACACCgttttcctttttaagtgtccattACAAATAGTCGTCCAATTTTCATACtaataaaaaaagtgtttcTGTGCATAGTATTTAAAGAATTTTCGTACcaattaaagaactaattgagatctttaatttggaacaaagaaattgcaaaaatttgtggacacttaaaaagggacggagtgagtattaACAGGGCCAACTTCTTCGTGAGTACTAGTATTTAggaaacggtcttgctattgtcagcccactgggctgaccataaacacactaaaagacaagaaaaacacgtatttctgtgcactttttacatcctttaatacacatttacacacttactatcgtcagcccaatgggctgattttagaattttcctttagGAAAAGTTAATTATCCGTACTTTGGCTGGGCCCCAGTTATATGGTTGGTTTTCACTGGAAAAGGTTGAGACCAACTTAGGATAGAAAGCGCCTATTGCAGGAGTAATGAACTTCTTCTTTTACCGCTTGGAACTCCGTAGTCATTCAAATCAAAGAGTAGAGTGGTCGGTGGTAAAGCTTTTTGGGGATAAGTTCTTAATTCTGGATCAAAGTGTAACTGTGAGGGGCTTTGAATTCGGCTTAATTTTAGCCTTTTAAAGTTGTATGGAAGTAAGCCATGGATTTCGTTTGCTCTCTCTGTAGTTTCACCTGAATTTAACTGAGTCAGCTCAAATGTGTCTGGTAGAGCCAACAAAGGGTTCCCCTTCATATATCTTTAGCAATGCTGTTAATCTTAATTTGCCCACTGCAGGCAATTGGTCAAGTACTCTTCCTTCGCCCATACGTCAATGACTTCACTACGGAGTGGGCCCTATCTTCTGTTACTCTATTAACACTTGGTTCAGTGCTCACAACATACATTGGTGAACGGATTACTGACTTAAAACTTGGAAACGGTACTTCTCTTTTGATCTTTACGAGCATCATATCCTACTTGCCGGCATCTTTTGGTAGAACAGTTGCAGAAGCATTTCAGGATGGTAACTATGTTGGACTCATCGCCATCACAGTGTCCTTTTTCCTGTTGGTGCTTAGTATTGTGTATGTTCAGGTaagagccttttttttttttctgttgatgTTTAATTCATATAGCGGAAGCATAGAAATGTTGACAATAGTATCAACAAAGGGTTTCAGGAGGCAGAGAGGAAAATCCCAATTAATTATGCATCAAGATACACTAGCAGATCTGGAGGCCTTGAAAAATCTGCTTACTTGCCTTTCAAGGTTTGTATTCAAGTTCCACTTTATGTTCCAGTAGTTTTCAGAGTTCCACAgtgttttggaattttgtatATTATGTAtggaattttatttgaaattccCAATGGAGCAGGTGAACAGCACAGGAGTGATGCCAATTATCTTTTCTACATCCTCTCTAGCTCTTCCGGGAACTTTAGCTCGCTTCACTGGTTTAGCTGCTTTGAAAAATGCTGCAGTGGCTTTAGGCCCAGGGGGTAAGAGCAATCACCGTAGTGATTTCATTGGTATAAGTTGGAATAAGCGAAGTGCATAAGTTAAACGTCTCAACTATTCCTTTTTCGGGTCACTTTGTTGGTTGCTTTCTGATTGACGGAGCCATGAGTAATATAAAGTTCGTTGACTTGACATTGCTGCTTTTGAACTGACCTGTAAAATTTGCACTCATGACCTGTAAAATTAATGCTGTACACTTGAGGCTTGATCTGAATTGTCTTCTCCGTATGGTGGCCTGTTAAGgtcttgtttgataacctaaattcagcacttaaatgaatcaattaagtagtaagtgattcagtaggtttgataatgACATTATACATTGCtcaacaaattaagtgctacttaaaatgtaggctaaaaagttgaaaaaaattaagtagctttgagctacttaattttgactgaattcttgtgtacttgcatttaatcaccataccaccaccacaaccactcccaccgccaccgccaccaccactccaccaccaccaccacttcaccaccatcaccatcaccactactaccaccaccaccaccatcactcccaccaccactccaccaccaccactacatcaccaccaccacctattACGGAAGCTAACTATTTCCCCGTCCTTTTTTTGGTTCTTAGtaggaaagggaaagaaagcAATCTATAAGAAAATATAGTGGAAAGTTAGTTTCCGCCTATTTTCCTTCGTTATTTATTTCCTGATTTTCTTTGTTACTCATCATTCCATATTATGTTCTTCCCTTTTCTATGTAAAATCAAACGTGCgaattcctttttcttctcaCATTTCTTTCCGTTTTGGCAAGTTCCGAACACAACCTATGCCTCTGTGACTCGTTTAATGTGCTCTGGATGCAATAACAAATTGTCAATTGCTGCATGCCATTTAATGTGTTTTGCTCGTTTTTAGTTGTGCCAGCCTTTAAAGTGCCAGAGTGCTGAATTTGAGAGACTCAGTGATGTATCACTTTAAGAAAGCCAAGAAATACAAGTTTTGATGTAGTATTTTCTATTCAGCCATGCCTCTCTTTTCCCTTGTGTGGAAATTTTTGTAGCTCTCCAAGAGCAAATGCAGAAGATGAAATGTTCACAAGTAGTAAAAAAGGAGTAGAAGACAGCATTTGTTCGCTACGATGGCAGTTGGCAGAAACCTTTCCCTTTTGACGTAGGGTAACATTTGAAATATTCTAAATCTGACCACAAGAATTCCGCGTAGGTTCCTTCTATCTCCCGACCAACATTCTACTGATAGCCTTCTTCAACTACTACTACACGTTCCTACAATTGGATCCTGATGACGTGAGTGAACAGTTGAAGCGCCAAGGTGCATCTATCCCACTTGTCCGACCGGGTAAAAGTACCGCTGCATTTATTAAAACGGTATTGTCCCACCTCCTTGAATATGTGACCtatctttgaaatttttgttcCAGCTGTTATTTAGCTACTTTCATTCTGATTTAGCCATGTATTATTTGCTTCTATGGAAAACGAATCTGATACACCCATAGACGCATCAAGGAATGTACCCCTAGTGGGGGCACCTgttaattaattataattataatgacgaaagtttatttttttagtcaaccatAGTAAAATCGTTCAAAATTAAAGCATGCATTactaattacaaaagtttatgaagcgtactttaagttaaattaggtaaaaatgagcacaaaatctcagacaaaatttttaaagtatgttttaaataaacatcaacaaattttagaatgatcgagctagttttgttaatgcctttattttaaaatatttctcatagacggttaaaaataaagagaatcaagaaagaatagctccaaatagacaaacagctcGTAAagtaacaagtataaatgcatcatatgatgaaatttaggcataaaactaattctatatgtgtatttttggGATATATACAAGTTTGTATGTTTATAAATTAGCaaactttcataattatgctaatttatacataaatatttttataaaatattttaattacaAGTGGGGGCACGCgttcgagtgggggcacgtgctcCATGTACATCCGTCCCTGGATACACCACAATACCCTTGGAAGGTGCATCAGCTTCGCTGGAGTTCAGTCTCTTCGTGATGAGCTTTTAAATTACTCTTGTTGGAAGAACTATTCGTGTGCCCAGCATCTGAACTTCAGTAGCATGTTTTCCAACATCTGTTTTTCTAACAAGAACTGCTTGACATGAATGCATCATTCTATTTTGATGGAGGCATTTGGTCATTGTTTGCTCATCTTCAATCTCCATAACTTGAAGAGTGGGGTTAGTTTTACATGGAATCTTCCAAAAGTAAAGAAATACCCATGCCAGACACTTGACCCTAGCAAGCATATTTACCAAGCATATTTAGTTGGACATTCACCTAGCAAGCATATGTTGTAATTGGAATATACCATGAACTATACTGAACTCCTGTCTCATTCAAGAACTGCTGTAAAGCACCTTATAAGCATCATTTGTTGCTTTTGTTCTGTCCCCATATCCTTGAGATGGAAATTAAATGAATCTGACACTAGACACATACGTGCACCCGACATCCGTTCCCGAGCCCATGTAACGTAGCTCATCGCTATATCCTGTTAGGGTTCAAGTGTAGAAGCAGCTTCAAGTCTTTTCTGCTTAACATCCGCGCTGATTAAGAGTAGCATATTTGCATATTTGGCATTTCGATACAGAATGTCCTATTTATTTGGCTTGAAAGTTATTTGGACGGACATGATCTTTTTGCGGTTAAGTTTTCAGGTCCTTAGTCGGATATCCGTTCTTGGATCCGCGTTTTTGGCAATTCTAGCTGCTGGTCCTGCCGTGATTGAACAAACTACACACCTCACTGCATTTCGGGGATTTGCGGGCACATCGGTCCTCATTCTTGTTGGTTGTGCCACTGACACAGCACGAAAAGTTCAGGCAGAAATAATCTCCCAGAAGTACAAGAACATAGAGTTTTATGAGATCGACAAGTTTTGAAAAATCCAGATTAGAAGGTGGGAAGGATGAAAATCCGCAGGGGAAATGGGAAAGTTGATGTTAGTTTTGATTCGGATCATGTATTGTTTAGTCATTTGCCATGTATATGAGAAAATAGCACTTGTATGTGACATTTTTGGTGCACAGTTTGGTTCTAACTTTTGCATATTGTACAATCGCTACATCTCAAAATAGGTAAAAAATTTCTCTGATGCTTGGTTAGTTTATCAAAAAGCTTATTCCCGGTGTTGCACAATAGTCCTTTGCTGTCTATATCGTATGAGTTTCTTGTCACCAAGAGAAATGGATGTCATGGGATTTTTGAAAGCACCCTATACAGCATAGGAAGCACCAGGACAAAATGCATTGTAAAACAGATTTAAAGTTGAGCACTACCGCTgcgctttttggttttttttgctcGGTAAAAGGGTGGAGGGGGCAACTGGTTATGGCAACTTCCTGTGAGCATGATCACAGAGATTCCAGACTCCAGCCACTGTGTGATTGAAAGAGCTGAAAGTAGAAGAACACAAATAGCATAGGTAGGAGACAGATCCAACCATAATCCTGCAAGATTTGATCAGTTTACAAATTCATAGACCACACCTCATGATACAATTTAAAGCCTTTTGTTTTCACCAGCAGTGCATCAAAATACAATCCATCTAAGACAACTCCAAGTGCtcatcataaaataaaaaaacaaataaaaattaaaaagaagagaCAACTCCACAAATTGCATGAGGCTCTGAGTAAGCTACCCCACATGATTTAAGCTTATACATATATTCTCAAATATACGAAgtataaccaaactaggaaTTATCCCAACAAAAGAAGAGAGTACAACACCACCATTCAATAGGAAATACAGAGTAATACACCATGGAGAAGACCTCAACTACAGTAAGTGAGGAAGTTGATGAACTGGGATAGTAAAATAAACTCAATACACAAACCCTAGTTGCGATTACACTCCGAAATGAACCATCCATCTCGGTTGTTTCCTCTTCCACAATCTCCATCACTTAGTTTTCCCCCTCACCCTTCTCTTAATATAAGCTTTCTCCCATTGACAGTATCTAATATACTACAGGACGGTACAACGGACGAAGATGAATATTCTTGCTGTTAAGACGAGCATTTAAGGCCCTGTTTGGAACCTCTTAGCGTATTCAAATAGATACAGGCAACTAATCATCTGCCTCAGCAGAGAAGTCGGGCTCTTCTGGTTTCCGCAATGTGGGCATGCCCAGATCTTTAGTCTTCTGAGCACCTCTCCTAGTGTTTGCAGCGAATCTTGAAGCCAATATAGTTACCCCCAGGTTCATTTTTGCCTGAGAAGGGCTAGAACTTACCGGGCTACCATCCTGTTCCTCTTCTTGTCTGGTTTCACTTTCTGCGAATGACTCGACAGCTGTCAGACTTTTAGTCAACCTCCTCCTCTTGTACCGCCGCCAAGCCGCCTGTATAAAGCAGGCAGCCCACGTCCTCCAGTGGTGGGAATAGAATCGGAAAGTATGTTGCAGCTTTTTACTATGGAGGCGTCTAAATTGATTCGCTACGAATTTCAAATCCTCAGCTCTCAAAGCAAATGCTTCCACTTCAACAAGCGCGCGAACAGTCCTAGTTGAAGAAGGTAAGTTTGTGGTGGATTTAGGAAGCAAAGCCCAAGCGAGTAGTTCCTCCCCACAAAAATCTCCCGGTCTTAGCACGATAGAATTGAAGAATCCAGTTCTGCCTCCGTTTGTTGTAGAACTCTCAAGTTTTCCCCTGATAATGAATAGCATTTCGGTCACGGGGTCGCCCTCTCGTACGATGTAGGTGCCTTCGGTGCTTAAGGAGGAGACTAGACGCTCACATATTGCGTCGAGTAGTTGATCATCCATTTGTGAGAAGAATGGGACCTGCCAATATCCCAAAAAGGTTAGGTTATTGTGGAAGTGAAATAATTTCCATAACTTCATGTTGGTCGAAGGATATTTATGTGTGAGATGTAAAGTCTTGTTTAAAGATCACTTCATGATTATGCTACTTCCAGAATATGAACTATATTCTAAGGGATAAAGTACCAGTGTTGGACACTTGGACGCTCATACAAGGGTATGCGGTACACGTATGACATTTTCACTTGGCAATTGACCAAGTAAACCATTTTATTGTTAAAATTTACCATGAATTATGCACATCACTCCTCATTCTTTTAAGACATCTTGTGAACACCATTGACATTGGAATATAAAAGCAAGATGAATAGTTGGGAAGAAATACTAGTAAGCAATATGATATCTTTGGCTTGTCCCTGTGCATGCAATTCAAATGTCATCCTTTGATAAATGCAACTCATGCAAGGGAGACCTAGAAATACTAAGGTTGTGTGTAGATCAAGGATTCATGAAAAGATTTTACCAAGAGGAAATTGACAGAAAAGCCAAATAAATCCTCCAGATTATTGGTACTGAGTTTCATTAAGAATTTTATCCAAGTCATTTAAAATCATCATATACTTTCCTTCACCCTTCCTTTCCCTGCATAAAATCCCTACAGATCTTTAGCTACGGACTTAGGTTAGCTAGCTCAGCTTCTCCTATGCCTATTTGGATTAAGGAACTAGGGTAATGCTAAGACAAAGAAGGCCAAATCTATAAATCAAATACCGCTTAAATTCAATAAGCCAATAGTCTATAAATTCTCGCTTCCTATTTAGATGGGGATTTTGAGGGTCAACATCACCAATTTGTGCCCAGATCAATGAACAATCGTTTCCAATACACAAAGGAAGTTGCATATGATCACTTCTCAATTATCTACGGCCATAACTCCATTTTTGTCAACATAACAAAAGAATCGTCCAAATTCACCATTTGGAACAAATATGCAAGGATTTGACAAGAGTGAGTTAGCTCTACAAACTAAAAGTAAGCGGAAACATACACGTCGAACAAGGTCCAAGCAGAGGTGGCATTGGATATCACGACGAAGATCAGCAGGTAAGCCGCGTAGAATAGTTTCTTCGTCTACTCCTCGAGTTGCAAGCCACTTATACTGAACAAAGCGCCGAACACGTTGCCTCAAATCTTCAGGGAGTTGGCGATGCCTCATCCACTCCTCAGTGTCTCTTCGCTTAAGTCTCCATTCCTCAAGCCTCATAGTTATAGATTGCAGATATGTCTACATagaaataaaaagagagagtggAGCATATTACATTTACATGtataaaaggaaaaggaaacaatGAACACAAATAGAAAACCAAGGATGATGTGTCTGATACTTATCATCAAATATTCACTTGGCAAGCATTTCTTAATTCAATTTTGTCATATATTTAATAGGCGTTTGGTACATTTCTTAAAACGAAACAGAAACAGtgaaacatgaattttttttttccctccatcaAAGTGAAAACAGATttgggaagaaaaagaagctcCTGGAACAAGATTATATTGCAGAAAATATTAAACCGAAAATCTTAACATTATGGTCAGACACAGAGTAGGATGTTCTCATTGAGCCTTTATAAAGGGGGTGGGATGTTAACTACAGTGTAATTAGAAGAAATTGTGAAGGATCCAACTACCTGCATGTTCCCAATAAGGTGCGCAAATAAAACAAGACCCAAGATGGCAATCAAGATGGCAAACATTGTCTCCCCGATGAATGTGCTTGTTGACAAATTCTGTCCGTATGAACtgagaaaacaaaggaaaaagttTATGTATTAACAACGCATTATTAAGTTGAATAACGTTGAACAAGTTTATGTCTGAACTCCACAAGCTAAAAGCACCTCTATAACCAGTTTTATAGTTATAAATGCATTTGACATCACCACTTGTTAAAACACGACAATCATTAACTTCGATAACGAGAGCATTTTATCAAGAGATGCAAAAAACGAGGCCCATGTAAATTTAATATCCACATACCTTAAGTTCTGTAGGCCCCACCATAGACAGTAAAAGTATTTCTCAAGAAAACTCGAGGAGACAACATTTTTTGTCACTGCATTTTCAAATATACCATAATTGAATGTGATATTATTTGCAGGGTCACAACTATTAAACACTGCAGTAGTAATTGGCCACGTTCCGCGATGATCATCATCAGTATCACAATCCAAAAAGTTAAGTACGCATGATCCAGTTTCATTTCTGCAAATAGATTTCCAGCACGATGTATACCGGTCAAGTGATAACAAGTACCACGCTGCCCCCAAAACCTAGGAGAATGAAGTTGAATCATCCATCAAAAACAATTACCTCACTCCAAATTactaagaaaaacaagaaaaaaaggacgtgctactaacaaaaaagtcaTGCAAATGGTTTTGTCCAAGGAAATTATTGATTAAGTATTTACATACATGGCTAGCCAGCATATACAATAGCAGATTATATGCAGCGCCTGCCCAGGCAGTTTTGGTGACCAATCCAGTTGCTTTAATTATTTGAGAACTTAATGGGAAAATCAGATATAGCCTGGGAACATATTGGATCAAAACAATCAGTGCCAAGGCGTTGTTATTATGATCAGCTTGTGGACGTCTTGTAGCCGGTATGATGAACCAGATGACAATCTGCACAAAAGGTTTCCAATTAAAATACTTCTGTTTTCTACACTTGCGAACTTTTAAACTGTCTAGTGAACATATAAAAACTAACATAAAATTGAAATAGAAGTAAAATCAATAGTGACATAGCGAACTAAGTAACGAAAAAGAGTAAATTAACTAAGAATGGTTAGTCAACCAGGTATTACCTGTAGGGTTAGCTAAGACCTCTACCATCTACTAATCGCCAGAAAAACAACACAAATAGAATAGAAATGAAGCCCAAACACCAGAAGGAATCCTAGCAAAGTAGCAATACAATAGGTATATGGAAATGATAAAAGATGGATTAAAGAAAAGGACACTAAAATACCTAGAAAGCatccaaaaaaaaccaagtaCATCAAATTTTGTTCTCTCTGGAACCATATATAATTTTTTCCATTAACATCCATGTTGTAGACCACATGGTCTTGCTCGAGTCAGCCCAGGGCCTGGCTGGGTCTGTGAAAATTCTACCCATCTGGAGGCccatcatgtttttttttggaaaatcagaGGGAAAAAAGGGACTCAAAAAATCAGGGCTCTTACAGCCCAGGGCCATGGATGGGCCTAGGCAGAGAGATTTAACGTGCAATTGGAAGCTAGTTTTGTCAAAACTCACacaatttttttggtcataCATAGGAGAGCGGAGAACCTACTCTACCCTAAGTTCCTAACCCAACCAAATCACAAATGATTATCAGACTCCTCTCCATATTCTAGAACCCATAACCTCTCAGCACAAAGAGCTGCTGGACCCGTTGGGACTACTTCTCTCATATTTTGAGATATCACTCATGGACTCTTTCATTGGTAGCTAGCAGGCACATTAAAATCTATTCAAGTGAATTATCGAGCTCATGCAAGAGTTTTGGAggaggaaaaggaaacaaaataagaCTCAAATGGAAAAGGATAAGGTC contains the following coding sequences:
- the LOC131308306 gene encoding preprotein translocase subunit SCY1, chloroplastic; this translates as MVITVREFCCSTTTSSSRPLCFNLSPRPLSSKSCYFLRPRNSSSCIRASHSVCKKLATGPLWNLGLSSNSSEGSTFDPLGINLDSSTDLNVSPWESFLGLLSPNFESTSSTRKDKPSSTRGVAAAIEDSSIDFGDFFKGPLPGKFLQLLGYLALSRLGIYIPLGGVNREAFVGNLDQNSILSTLDTFSGGGIGRLGICSLGIVPFINAQIVFQLLTQIYPKLQELQKKEGQAGRKKILQYTQYASVGFAIVQAIGQVLFLRPYVNDFTTEWALSSVTLLTLGSVLTTYIGERITDLKLGNGTSLLIFTSIISYLPASFGRTVAEAFQDGNYVGLIAITVSFFLLVLSIVYVQEAERKIPINYASRYTSRSGGLEKSAYLPFKVNSTGVMPIIFSTSSLALPGTLARFTGLAALKNAAVALGPGGSFYLPTNILLIAFFNYYYTFLQLDPDDVSEQLKRQGASIPLVRPGKSTAAFIKTVLSRISVLGSAFLAILAAGPAVIEQTTHLTAFRGFAGTSVLILVGCATDTARKVQAEIISQKYKNIEFYEIDKF
- the LOC131308312 gene encoding cyclic nucleotide-gated ion channel 17-like — its product is MELKKEKQVRFHSDGKEQKNFLWGRINPSNLDISSSGYKVSSSTLKTEDGFLGRNKFSETFRFGKSKVFPEESQPWRKRILDPGSEIVLQWNRIFIFSCLVALFVDPLYFYLPSITGKGISKCVKSDLNLRIVVTCFRTVADFFYLLHVVIKFRTAFVAPSSRVFGRGELVMDPKKIAQRYIRSDFFIDLIATLPLPQIVIWFIIPATRRPQADHNNNALALIVLIQYVPRLYLIFPLSSQIIKATGLVTKTAWAGAAYNLLLYMLASHVLGAAWYLLSLDRYTSCWKSICRNETGSCVLNFLDCDTDDDHRGTWPITTAVFNSCDPANNITFNYGIFENAVTKNVVSSSFLEKYFYCLWWGLQNLSSYGQNLSTSTFIGETMFAILIAILGLVLFAHLIGNMQTYLQSITMRLEEWRLKRRDTEEWMRHRQLPEDLRQRVRRFVQYKWLATRGVDEETILRGLPADLRRDIQCHLCLDLVRRVPFFSQMDDQLLDAICERLVSSLSTEGTYIVREGDPVTEMLFIIRGKLESSTTNGGRTGFFNSIVLRPGDFCGEELLAWALLPKSTTNLPSSTRTVRALVEVEAFALRAEDLKFVANQFRRLHSKKLQHTFRFYSHHWRTWAACFIQAAWRRYKRRRLTKSLTAVESFAESETRQEEEQDGSPVSSSPSQAKMNLGVTILASRFAANTRRGAQKTKDLGMPTLRKPEEPDFSAEADD